A stretch of Faecalibacterium duncaniae DNA encodes these proteins:
- a CDS encoding 6-phosphofructokinase, with protein sequence MGKNAIVGQSGGPTSVINASLAGVFESCKSRGAEIVYGMCNGVAGLLEERVVDLSTVLTDDLDIELLKRTPSSFLGSCRYKLPDWHDDETVYKKLFAILEKLNIGYFFYIGGNDSMDTIGKLAEYGNRIQSDIRFMGVPKTIDNDLMVTDHTPGYGSAAKYIGVVMKEIIRDATVYGTNYVTVVEIMGRNAGWLTAAASLAKSDDCEGVDMICLPEVPFNVEHFIEKVRVMQEKKPSIVIAVSEGVKLEDGRYVCELADDVHAVDAFGHKALTGTARYLANVVARNLDTKTRCIELSTLQRCAGHLTSRTDITEAYQVGGAAAKAAFEGVTGQMVALKRISNSPYQYITELHPISEVANLEKKVPLSWMNENHTQMTEEFLEYARPLIQAELTPLYIAGLPHHIYMKK encoded by the coding sequence ATGGGTAAAAATGCAATCGTTGGTCAGTCTGGCGGCCCTACCTCCGTCATCAATGCAAGTCTGGCAGGCGTATTCGAGAGCTGCAAGAGCCGCGGCGCTGAAATCGTTTACGGCATGTGCAACGGCGTTGCCGGTCTGCTGGAGGAGCGCGTGGTGGATCTTTCCACCGTGCTGACCGATGACCTGGATATCGAGCTGCTCAAGCGCACCCCGTCCAGCTTCCTGGGCAGCTGCCGCTATAAGCTGCCCGATTGGCACGATGACGAGACCGTTTACAAGAAGCTGTTCGCCATCCTGGAAAAGCTGAACATTGGCTACTTCTTCTACATTGGCGGCAACGACTCCATGGATACCATCGGCAAGCTGGCTGAATACGGCAACCGCATCCAGAGCGACATCCGCTTCATGGGCGTTCCCAAGACCATCGACAACGACCTGATGGTGACCGACCACACCCCCGGCTACGGCTCTGCGGCAAAGTACATCGGTGTGGTGATGAAGGAGATCATCCGCGATGCCACCGTTTACGGCACCAATTATGTCACCGTGGTCGAGATCATGGGCCGCAACGCCGGCTGGCTGACCGCGGCTGCCTCTCTGGCCAAGAGCGATGACTGCGAGGGCGTGGATATGATCTGCCTGCCCGAAGTCCCCTTCAACGTGGAGCACTTCATTGAGAAGGTCCGCGTCATGCAGGAGAAGAAGCCCAGCATCGTGATCGCTGTTTCCGAGGGTGTCAAGCTCGAGGACGGCCGCTACGTCTGCGAGCTGGCCGATGATGTGCACGCAGTGGACGCTTTCGGCCACAAGGCACTGACCGGCACCGCCCGCTATCTGGCGAATGTGGTCGCACGCAATCTGGACACCAAGACCCGCTGTATCGAGCTGTCTACCCTGCAGCGCTGCGCTGGTCACCTGACCAGCCGCACCGATATCACCGAGGCTTACCAGGTGGGCGGCGCTGCTGCCAAGGCTGCCTTTGAGGGTGTCACCGGTCAGATGGTCGCCCTGAAGCGCATCTCCAACAGCCCCTATCAGTACATCACCGAGCTGCACCCCATCAGTGAAGTTGCAAACCTCGAGAAGAAGGTCCCCCTGAGCTGGATGAACGAGAATCACACCCAGATGACCGAGGAATTCCTCGAGTATGCCCGCCCGCTGATCCAGGCTGAACTGACTCCGCTGTACATTGCAGGTCTGCCCCACCACATCTACATGAAAAAGTAA
- a CDS encoding 6-phosphofructokinase, which produces MSKNVIIGQSGGPTAVINSSLAGVYKAACSLGADKVYGMKYGIEGLLKEEMLELNVLLDDRMSIELLKRTPSSYLGSCRYKLPDPDVDSTPFIKLFTLFDKYDICALFYIGGNDSMDTIAKLSRYGAQVGSSVRFIGVPKTIDNDLCLTDHTPGYGSAAKYIATILKEVIRDSSVYNIRSVTVAEIMGRHAGWLAGAACLAGGDDCEGPDLILLPEVPFDPDRFLTRVDELQRVKPNVIIAASEGVKTADGTYLCDLVSTAGQLDAFGHKAILSGTSRYLSDLIHDNLNCKSRAIEFSTLQRCASHLASRTDVNEAYAVGGAAASAAFAGETGRMISLKRISDYPYQCITESVDVQQVANLEKKVPLDWITPDGMQVTAAFEEYARPLILDEVTPVYVNGTPRHICL; this is translated from the coding sequence ATGTCAAAAAATGTCATCATCGGCCAGAGCGGCGGCCCTACCGCCGTTATCAATTCCAGCTTGGCAGGCGTATACAAAGCTGCCTGCAGTCTGGGAGCCGATAAAGTCTACGGAATGAAGTACGGCATCGAGGGCCTTTTAAAGGAAGAAATGCTGGAACTGAACGTTCTGCTGGATGACCGCATGAGCATCGAGCTGCTCAAGCGCACCCCGTCCAGCTATCTGGGCAGCTGCCGCTACAAGCTGCCGGACCCGGACGTGGACTCTACCCCGTTCATCAAGCTGTTCACCCTGTTTGACAAGTACGATATCTGTGCGCTGTTCTACATCGGCGGCAATGACTCGATGGACACCATTGCAAAACTCTCCCGTTACGGTGCCCAGGTGGGCAGCAGCGTCCGGTTCATCGGTGTGCCCAAGACCATCGACAACGACCTTTGCCTGACCGACCACACCCCCGGCTACGGCTCTGCCGCCAAGTACATTGCCACCATCCTGAAGGAGGTCATCCGTGACTCCTCCGTTTACAACATCCGCAGCGTGACGGTGGCCGAGATCATGGGCCGCCACGCTGGCTGGCTGGCCGGTGCGGCCTGTCTGGCCGGCGGCGATGACTGCGAAGGCCCCGACCTCATTCTGCTGCCCGAAGTTCCCTTTGACCCGGACAGGTTCCTGACCCGGGTGGACGAGCTGCAGCGGGTCAAGCCCAATGTCATCATTGCAGCCAGCGAGGGTGTTAAGACAGCCGACGGCACCTATCTGTGCGATCTGGTCTCCACCGCCGGGCAGCTGGATGCCTTTGGCCACAAGGCCATCCTCAGCGGCACCAGCCGGTACCTTTCCGATCTCATCCACGACAACCTGAACTGCAAGAGCCGTGCCATTGAGTTCTCGACCCTGCAGCGCTGCGCCAGCCATCTGGCCAGCCGCACCGATGTGAACGAGGCCTACGCCGTGGGCGGCGCTGCCGCTTCCGCTGCCTTTGCGGGCGAGACCGGGCGGATGATCTCGCTCAAGCGCATTTCCGATTACCCTTACCAGTGCATCACCGAGTCGGTGGATGTCCAGCAGGTGGCAAACCTGGAGAAAAAGGTGCCGCTGGACTGGATCACCCCGGACGGAATGCAGGTGACGGCGGCATTTGAGGAGTATGCCCGCCCGCTCATCCTGGACGAAGTGACACCGGTCTATGTCAACGGTACCCCGCGCCATATCTGCCTGTAA